The Thalassotalea psychrophila genome window below encodes:
- the apbC gene encoding iron-sulfur cluster carrier protein ApbC encodes MFKNPFSSNKSEQNVSDKITEFLNKYKSDLFPDGVLNTVTAFNIKLNKQTYLLEFTLPFPCQGELEIIAKELVTLFDIDIELSLTLDIKPVRSHSISGIKNIIAIASGKGGVGKSTTSVNLAYALMAEGAKVGILDADIYGPSIPTMLGIENQRPSSVDGKLMQPLVANGLTAMSIGFLVSDTDATVWRGPMASSAFSQMLNETAWQIDGGALDYLIIDMPPGTGDIQLTLAQKVPVAGATIVTTPQDIALKDAVKGINMFDKVKVPVLGVIENMSYHLCENCGHHSHLFGEGGAESIATQYKVDLLGQLPLNVHIREDSDAGKSSVLVNTSSDITSLYRKIARNMAAQLYYQLDANSPYTPEIITVKNIEE; translated from the coding sequence ATGTTTAAAAACCCATTTAGCAGTAATAAATCAGAACAAAATGTTAGTGATAAGATCACCGAATTCCTTAATAAATATAAATCCGACCTATTTCCTGACGGCGTATTAAATACCGTAACAGCGTTTAATATCAAACTAAACAAACAAACTTACTTACTAGAGTTTACTTTGCCATTTCCATGTCAGGGCGAGCTTGAAATAATAGCCAAAGAACTTGTAACACTTTTTGATATCGACATTGAACTTTCGTTAACGTTAGATATTAAACCGGTACGAAGTCATTCAATATCTGGTATTAAAAACATAATTGCTATTGCATCAGGTAAAGGCGGAGTTGGTAAATCAACAACGTCAGTAAACCTTGCCTATGCGTTAATGGCTGAAGGTGCAAAAGTGGGCATTTTAGATGCCGATATTTATGGGCCTTCAATTCCTACTATGCTGGGGATTGAAAATCAAAGACCATCGTCAGTTGATGGGAAATTGATGCAACCACTTGTAGCTAATGGTTTAACTGCAATGTCTATTGGATTTTTAGTGTCAGATACTGATGCAACAGTATGGCGCGGTCCTATGGCAAGCTCTGCTTTTTCACAGATGTTGAATGAAACTGCTTGGCAAATTGATGGCGGGGCTCTAGATTACTTGATCATAGATATGCCTCCTGGTACTGGTGATATTCAACTTACTCTGGCTCAAAAGGTTCCTGTTGCTGGTGCTACTATTGTTACAACGCCGCAAGATATTGCCTTAAAAGATGCGGTAAAGGGCATTAATATGTTCGATAAGGTGAAAGTGCCAGTACTCGGTGTTATTGAAAACATGAGTTATCACCTTTGTGAAAACTGTGGACATCATTCGCATTTATTTGGAGAAGGCGGGGCAGAAAGCATCGCAACTCAATATAAAGTTGATTTATTGGGGCAATTACCGCTTAATGTCCACATTAGAGAAGACTCTGACGCAGGTAAATCGTCAGTACTAGTAAATACTTCTAGTGATATTACCAGCTTGTACCGTAAAATAGCTCGAAATATGGCCGCACAATTGTATTATCAATTAGATGCTAATAGCCCATATACACCTGAAATCATTACTGTAAAAAACATAGAAGAATAA
- the dcd gene encoding dCTP deaminase, translated as MRLSDKDIIELIEQEKIIITPKPDESMISGVSVDICLGHKFRVFQDHTAPFIDLSGPKADVQEAMNTVMSDEIHIDDGDAFFLHPGELALAVTHESVTLPANIVGWLDGRSSLARLGLMVHVTAHRIDPGWSGQIVLEFFNSGKLPLALRPLMKIAALNFETMSGDALRPYNKRVDAKYKGQQGAVASRISEDDKS; from the coding sequence ATGAGACTTTCTGATAAAGATATTATCGAATTAATTGAACAAGAAAAAATTATAATTACACCAAAACCTGATGAATCCATGATCTCAGGGGTAAGTGTTGATATTTGTTTAGGTCATAAATTTCGTGTTTTTCAAGATCACACAGCACCTTTCATCGACTTAAGTGGACCTAAAGCTGATGTACAAGAAGCAATGAACACAGTTATGAGTGATGAAATTCATATAGATGATGGTGATGCTTTCTTTTTGCATCCAGGAGAGTTAGCACTTGCCGTGACTCATGAGTCAGTAACTTTACCTGCCAATATAGTGGGGTGGTTAGACGGACGTTCATCATTGGCGCGTTTAGGTTTAATGGTTCATGTAACTGCTCACCGTATTGATCCCGGTTGGTCAGGGCAAATTGTTTTAGAATTTTTCAACTCTGGTAAATTACCACTGGCATTAAGACCACTAATGAAAATTGCTGCATTAAACTTTGAAACCATGTCTGGGGATGCACTTCGTCCATACAACAAGCGTGTTGATGCTAAATACAAAGGACAACAAGGTGCAGTTGCTAGCCGTATTAGTGAAGACGATAAATCTTAG
- a CDS encoding gluconeogenesis factor YvcK family protein, whose translation MRLKKMNVVAIGGGHGLGRVLSTLSFLGDQLTGVVATTDNGGSTGKLRRRSSTIAWGDLRNCLMQLVDQNSVGSKLFNFRFDGSDELSGHNLGNLILYALNDIHSRPLDSIKLIRRILRVRTRVQPMSETPTDLMAFYAEGRCRVGEISVDDMATMPKNMMLAPLVKALPETLKAINNADLIILGPGSFLTSIVPPLLVRDISKAITSSNAKCVFIDNIAKEQSPAGELTIDERLEWLTYNIGSQPVDIVVTENMDATSSFVDLVKTPLASEKVDYFHDKVLLVDALEQCLLAFDQEKAENVNNDTDDESPKLVNQ comes from the coding sequence ATGCGTTTGAAAAAAATGAATGTTGTTGCCATTGGTGGTGGTCATGGGTTAGGAAGGGTTTTATCTACCCTATCCTTTCTAGGTGACCAATTAACTGGAGTAGTTGCAACAACAGATAATGGTGGTTCTACCGGTAAATTAAGAAGGCGCAGTAGCACCATTGCCTGGGGTGATTTACGTAATTGTTTAATGCAACTTGTAGATCAAAACTCAGTAGGCTCTAAATTATTTAATTTTAGATTTGATGGTAGTGATGAGTTAAGCGGACATAATCTTGGAAACTTAATTTTATACGCCCTCAACGACATCCATTCGCGACCTCTTGATTCAATCAAACTTATCAGGCGTATATTGCGAGTAAGAACTCGTGTACAACCAATGTCTGAAACTCCTACTGATTTAATGGCTTTTTATGCTGAAGGCCGCTGCCGTGTTGGAGAAATATCAGTAGATGATATGGCCACAATGCCAAAAAATATGATGCTAGCACCATTAGTAAAAGCATTACCTGAGACATTAAAAGCCATTAATAATGCCGATTTAATTATTTTAGGTCCGGGTAGTTTTTTAACATCAATCGTTCCTCCTTTATTGGTAAGAGATATTTCTAAAGCTATAACAAGCAGCAATGCCAAATGCGTGTTCATAGACAATATTGCCAAAGAACAGAGCCCTGCAGGTGAATTAACAATTGACGAAAGACTTGAGTGGTTAACTTACAATATTGGTAGTCAGCCGGTAGACATAGTTGTCACTGAAAATATGGACGCAACATCAAGTTTTGTCGACCTTGTAAAAACACCGCTAGCCAGTGAAAAAGTGGATTATTTTCATGACAAGGTTTTACTAGTAGACGCATTAGAACAATGTTTACTAGCCTTTGATCAAGAGAAAGCTGAGAACGTTAATAATGATACTGACGATGAAAGTCCTAAACTGGTCAATCAATAG
- a CDS encoding formyl transferase — protein sequence MNITILANRDIASNFAINLLLPHLNNHNITIFLSAKVGQKTNKPAALLELAFYEQELFNRILSPKINAQHSEQTGFNTFEQLHEIVDGGVRELNNINTEEGLNVFKPSQPDLVISIRYGVIIKSNIINVPRNGVINLHSGILPDYRGVMATFWAMYKKEQSIGMTLHYISDGTIDTGRVIGKSFIDVNYQKSYLWHVLELYKEGTQLIINVVNKINQNLAISSTAQEKGGDYYSFPTTEEVETFINAGNAIISELEVNEFINQYYRSNVKLSELTQPEQ from the coding sequence TTGAATATTACTATCTTAGCCAATAGAGATATTGCGAGTAACTTTGCAATTAACCTTTTACTTCCTCATTTAAATAATCACAACATAACTATTTTTCTTTCTGCAAAAGTAGGGCAGAAGACAAATAAACCCGCTGCTCTTTTAGAGTTGGCATTTTATGAGCAGGAATTATTCAACCGAATATTGTCTCCTAAAATTAATGCTCAACATAGTGAACAAACTGGCTTTAATACTTTCGAACAGTTGCATGAAATTGTTGATGGCGGCGTTCGGGAATTAAATAATATAAATACTGAAGAGGGCTTAAATGTGTTTAAACCTTCTCAGCCAGACTTAGTCATATCTATCCGCTATGGCGTCATTATTAAATCAAATATTATAAATGTACCTCGAAACGGAGTTATCAATCTACATTCAGGGATTTTGCCTGATTATAGAGGCGTTATGGCAACTTTCTGGGCTATGTATAAAAAAGAACAAAGTATTGGCATGACACTACATTATATTAGTGATGGGACGATAGATACGGGTAGGGTGATTGGTAAATCATTTATAGATGTAAACTATCAAAAATCATATCTGTGGCATGTTCTCGAGCTTTACAAAGAAGGTACACAATTAATTATTAACGTCGTAAATAAAATAAATCAAAATTTAGCAATAAGCAGTACAGCCCAAGAAAAGGGCGGTGATTATTATTCATTTCCAACAACTGAAGAAGTCGAGACTTTCATCAATGCTGGCAACGCTATTATTTCAGAGTTAGAGGTTAATGAATTCATTAATCAGTATTATCGCTCCAATGTTAAATTGAGTGAACTTACCCAACCTGAGCAATAG
- a CDS encoding arylesterase, which yields MLKKLTLSLLFILTSSLSISVLAQQSILLLGDSLSASYGMQEKDGWVMLLNNMLKQEKAEYRIVNASISGETTGGGLARLPGILEKNNIDYLLIELGGNDGLRGFPPKLIKNNLLQIIELAKSKNIKVLLSAIRIPPNYGPRYNKMFSDVFANAAQESTVTLLPFFIESVAGKPELMQADGIHPTIEAQPLLAQEMKKLLNAALLKFEGNLN from the coding sequence ATGCTTAAAAAACTAACTCTTTCATTATTGTTCATCTTAACCAGCAGCCTTTCAATTTCGGTACTGGCTCAACAATCTATTTTACTCTTAGGTGATAGTCTCAGTGCTAGTTATGGGATGCAAGAAAAAGATGGCTGGGTAATGTTACTAAATAATATGCTAAAACAAGAAAAGGCGGAGTATCGAATAGTTAACGCTAGTATCAGCGGTGAAACCACCGGTGGCGGATTAGCAAGGCTGCCGGGGATTTTAGAGAAAAACAATATTGATTATTTATTGATTGAATTAGGGGGAAATGATGGTTTGCGTGGCTTTCCACCAAAGTTAATTAAAAATAACTTGTTACAAATTATTGAATTAGCAAAATCAAAAAACATAAAAGTTTTGCTGTCTGCTATTCGCATCCCTCCCAATTATGGTCCAAGATACAATAAAATGTTTTCGGATGTATTTGCCAATGCAGCCCAAGAAAGTACGGTAACCTTATTACCTTTTTTCATTGAGTCGGTCGCAGGTAAACCAGAGCTTATGCAAGCGGATGGCATTCATCCAACGATTGAAGCACAACCATTATTAGCCCAAGAAATGAAGAAATTATTAAACGCCGCGTTATTAAAATTTGAAGGAAATCTAAATTGA
- a CDS encoding ABC transporter ATP-binding protein: MNTKPEIILECRDVTKTVKTASNNQQEKSLTILKAINLQVKSGESIAIIGASGSGKTTLLSLLAGLDLPSSGEIYLNNLALHSFDEERRSKVRADHVGFIFQFFLLINSLTALENVMLPAELANDNNAKEKAIAMLDKVGLADRVEHYPGQLSGGEQQRVAIARAFISNPAILFADEPTGNLDSNTGEKITELLFELNQQQGTTLVLVTHDSKLALRCQRQLTMQAGEFIEPRVAMAEVS; encoded by the coding sequence ATGAATACAAAACCTGAAATAATATTAGAATGTCGCGATGTTACTAAAACAGTGAAAACTGCCAGTAATAATCAACAAGAGAAATCATTAACTATCCTGAAAGCAATTAACTTACAAGTCAAGTCTGGAGAGAGTATTGCTATCATTGGAGCCTCTGGCTCAGGCAAAACTACGTTATTGTCTTTGTTAGCTGGATTAGACTTACCAAGTTCAGGGGAAATTTACCTAAACAACTTGGCATTGCACTCGTTTGACGAAGAGCGCCGTAGTAAGGTAAGAGCAGACCATGTAGGATTTATTTTTCAATTCTTTTTACTAATAAACAGTTTAACCGCACTAGAAAACGTAATGTTACCTGCCGAGCTTGCTAATGATAACAACGCTAAAGAAAAGGCGATTGCAATGCTTGATAAAGTTGGACTAGCAGATCGAGTTGAGCATTACCCTGGGCAATTATCTGGAGGTGAACAGCAGCGAGTGGCAATAGCTCGAGCTTTCATATCAAATCCAGCAATTCTATTTGCTGATGAGCCTACCGGTAATTTAGACAGTAATACTGGTGAAAAAATAACTGAATTATTGTTTGAGCTTAACCAACAGCAGGGTACAACATTAGTTTTGGTCACCCATGACTCTAAATTAGCACTTCGTTGTCAAAGGCAACTCACTATGCAAGCAGGAGAATTTATTGAGCCTAGAGTTGCAATGGCAGAGGTGAGCTAA